One stretch of Natronolimnobius baerhuensis DNA includes these proteins:
- a CDS encoding class I SAM-dependent methyltransferase — protein sequence MGTDTPESATAQAERRAHLERSRTQWDRWSNWYALSESDFEPMREDAIDHLELRPGDRVLDIGCGPGVNLERLQADVGEQGEVVAVDYSPAMVAKARARVDDHGWTTVEVRRGDATTVDFDEPFDAAIASLSMSVMPDVHAAVENVHRLLEPGGSFVVFDIRPIQSGPGRLVNPLLRRFLRWYANWNPDGDVLESLSTVFEECAVLETYTAGTTYTALCRTAES from the coding sequence ATGGGAACGGACACACCGGAATCGGCGACGGCACAGGCCGAACGACGAGCACACCTCGAGCGAAGCCGCACCCAGTGGGACCGTTGGAGTAACTGGTACGCCCTGAGCGAGTCGGATTTCGAGCCGATGCGCGAGGACGCAATCGACCACCTCGAGTTACGGCCGGGTGATCGCGTCCTCGATATCGGCTGCGGGCCGGGCGTGAACCTCGAGCGACTTCAGGCCGATGTCGGCGAACAGGGGGAAGTCGTCGCCGTCGATTACAGCCCGGCGATGGTCGCGAAAGCGCGCGCTCGCGTCGACGACCACGGCTGGACCACCGTCGAGGTCCGGCGCGGCGACGCCACGACGGTCGACTTCGACGAGCCGTTCGACGCCGCAATCGCCAGCCTCTCGATGAGCGTCATGCCGGACGTTCACGCCGCGGTCGAGAACGTCCACCGACTGCTCGAGCCTGGCGGTTCGTTCGTCGTCTTCGATATCAGGCCGATTCAGTCCGGTCCCGGACGACTCGTTAACCCACTCCTGCGGCGCTTCCTTCGCTGGTACGCCAACTGGAATCCGGACGGCGATGTCCTCGAGTCGCTTTCGACTGTGTTCGAGGAGTGTGCTGTTCTCGAGACGTACACCGCTGGAACGACCTATACGGCGCTGTGTCGCACGGCTGAGTCGTAG
- a CDS encoding YIP1 family protein, protein MVPTTPLFDPEEYFAREGDASLTAAVTVAAVFWIAMVAYMSIYMWYLFDAATELPDASLGGIVPMTALLMGMIVVLIWLLITTILHGVTRVAGGSGSLKSSLEIAAWGLGAYAIAVLIQAATTPFTTPSEPITAEDPAEIALQFGGDAPALFVIGTLAALLVTTIWAIYIWTYGMARTHDVSVRRAAAAAVIAAVFVPLVMGIF, encoded by the coding sequence ATGGTCCCAACGACCCCGCTTTTCGATCCCGAGGAGTACTTCGCGCGCGAGGGGGACGCCTCGCTGACAGCAGCAGTCACCGTGGCTGCTGTCTTCTGGATCGCGATGGTCGCCTACATGAGCATCTACATGTGGTATCTCTTCGACGCAGCAACGGAGTTACCCGACGCGTCACTCGGCGGCATTGTTCCGATGACGGCACTGTTGATGGGAATGATCGTCGTACTGATCTGGCTACTCATCACGACGATTCTCCACGGTGTCACGCGCGTCGCCGGCGGCTCAGGCTCGCTCAAATCGAGCCTCGAGATTGCAGCCTGGGGACTCGGTGCGTACGCGATTGCCGTTCTTATCCAGGCCGCAACAACGCCATTTACCACGCCGTCGGAGCCGATTACGGCCGAAGACCCAGCGGAGATTGCGCTCCAGTTCGGCGGTGACGCACCCGCTCTCTTCGTTATCGGAACGCTTGCAGCACTGCTGGTGACGACGATATGGGCGATCTACATCTGGACCTACGGGATGGCACGCACCCACGACGTAAGCGTCCGCCGCGCAGCGGCCGCGGCCGTCATCGCTGCCGTGTTCGTTCCGCTGGTTATGGGAATCTTCTAA
- a CDS encoding metallophosphoesterase, which produces MTTIAIFSDTHSSHGHCLEGEALSAAREADAVIHAGDFNSEAALEAFQSVNSSLYGVFGNTDSMSVRDRLPEARTVDHAGLRIAVTHRRDGGQTGLKMFGRSRDADIVVSGHTHRPTVIDADDCVLLNPGSHADPRGNRPGFAVLEDTGDSLAGEIREPEGTLIESFDIALE; this is translated from the coding sequence ATGACCACGATTGCGATTTTCTCGGATACGCACAGCAGCCACGGCCACTGCCTCGAGGGGGAGGCGCTTTCGGCGGCGCGCGAGGCCGACGCCGTCATCCACGCTGGTGATTTCAACAGTGAGGCGGCGCTCGAGGCCTTCCAGTCGGTGAATTCGAGCCTCTACGGCGTCTTCGGCAACACTGATTCGATGAGCGTCCGCGACCGGTTGCCGGAGGCACGGACCGTCGACCACGCGGGCCTTCGAATCGCGGTGACTCACCGCCGCGACGGTGGTCAGACGGGACTGAAGATGTTCGGGCGCTCGCGCGACGCTGACATCGTCGTCTCGGGTCATACCCATCGGCCGACGGTTATCGACGCCGACGACTGCGTCCTGTTGAATCCGGGGAGTCACGCCGATCCACGCGGGAACCGACCGGGATTTGCCGTTCTCGAGGATACTGGTGACTCGCTCGCAGGTGAGATTCGAGAACCCGAGGGCACGCTCATCGAGTCGTTCGACATTGCACTCGAGTAA
- a CDS encoding helix-turn-helix domain-containing protein, protein MKSVRVSLGHDQEALAPIHEGICASPDISRELILGGHAVDGIETITSFVYGDPEAYESLLTDLESVREYEMTPAEEGFFLYLRRGLGPDGRSLLDALTQETVVVVPPMEVRSDRTIRLTLVGHSSALSSVIEEISAGTTIDILWTSDRVTTTETPVSDRQLAALETAWEVGYYEVPRRNGIETVAEALDCAISTASELLRRGEAQIIGQTLERQR, encoded by the coding sequence ATGAAATCAGTTCGCGTCTCGCTCGGCCACGATCAGGAGGCGCTCGCGCCGATTCACGAGGGCATCTGTGCGTCACCTGATATCAGCCGCGAACTCATTTTGGGTGGGCACGCAGTTGACGGCATCGAGACGATCACCTCGTTCGTTTACGGCGACCCGGAGGCCTACGAGTCGCTGCTGACTGATCTCGAGTCCGTCCGCGAGTACGAGATGACGCCGGCCGAGGAGGGGTTCTTTCTGTACCTGCGCCGCGGTCTCGGCCCGGACGGTCGGTCGTTGCTCGACGCGCTCACACAGGAGACCGTCGTCGTTGTCCCGCCGATGGAGGTACGATCTGATCGAACGATTCGCCTGACACTTGTGGGTCACTCGAGTGCGCTCTCGAGCGTGATCGAAGAAATCTCCGCGGGCACGACAATCGATATTCTGTGGACGAGCGACCGCGTGACGACCACCGAGACGCCGGTGTCGGACCGCCAACTTGCGGCACTCGAGACGGCCTGGGAGGTGGGCTACTACGAAGTCCCGCGACGGAACGGCATCGAGACGGTCGCCGAGGCGTTAGACTGTGCGATATCGACGGCGTCAGAACTGCTCCGGCGTGGGGAGGCACAGATAATCGGACAGACGCTCGAGCGCCAGCGGTAA
- a CDS encoding D-2-hydroxyacid dehydrogenase, with amino-acid sequence MSTQPTVLVTDYVARETATELVDRLESALPDGVVERAAIPKETRDLIEDADIVVTNRLSPELLEHAENLRWVHALSSGIDSYPLEALEEREIVLTNSAGIHAQPIAEQVLGYMLMFERGLTESVRQQRRSVWERVSAGELHGQTVGIIGVGAIGERVAELCAAFGMDVLGTKRDLEDVPDAVDEIYAAEDHHEVLARADYVVLACPLTEDTRGLIGERELHVMGRDSVLVNIGRGELADEDALVESLQQGRIRGAGLDVFETEPLPQDSPLWDLSNVIITPHMAGSTPHRFDRWLEILEPNYEAVAEGRLEEMENRVV; translated from the coding sequence ATGTCAACACAGCCGACGGTGCTCGTGACGGATTACGTCGCTCGAGAGACGGCAACCGAACTCGTCGACCGACTCGAGTCAGCCCTTCCCGACGGCGTCGTCGAACGGGCGGCGATTCCCAAAGAAACGCGCGATCTAATCGAAGACGCCGACATCGTCGTTACCAACCGACTCTCTCCGGAACTACTCGAGCACGCTGAGAACCTGCGGTGGGTCCACGCGCTCAGTTCCGGCATCGACAGCTACCCGCTCGAGGCGCTCGAGGAGCGCGAAATCGTCCTGACGAACTCGGCGGGGATTCACGCCCAGCCGATTGCAGAACAGGTGCTCGGGTACATGCTCATGTTCGAACGCGGCCTCACCGAAAGCGTCCGCCAGCAGCGCCGGTCGGTCTGGGAGCGCGTCAGCGCCGGGGAACTCCACGGCCAGACCGTCGGCATCATCGGCGTCGGTGCAATCGGCGAGCGCGTCGCCGAACTCTGTGCGGCGTTCGGGATGGACGTCCTGGGGACGAAACGCGATCTCGAGGACGTGCCCGACGCCGTCGACGAAATCTACGCCGCAGAGGACCATCACGAGGTGCTCGCCCGCGCGGACTACGTCGTGCTGGCGTGTCCGCTCACCGAGGACACGCGCGGCCTGATCGGCGAACGCGAGTTACACGTGATGGGCCGCGATTCGGTCCTGGTCAATATCGGCCGCGGCGAACTCGCGGACGAGGACGCGCTCGTCGAATCGCTCCAGCAGGGCCGCATCCGTGGCGCAGGACTCGATGTCTTCGAGACCGAACCGCTCCCACAAGACTCGCCGCTGTGGGACCTCTCGAACGTCATCATCACGCCCCACATGGCCGGCTCGACGCCACACCGGTTCGACCGCTGGCTCGAGATCCTCGAGCCGAATTACGAGGCTGTCGCTGAGGGGCGACTCGAGGAGATGGAGAATCGGGTGGTCTGA
- a CDS encoding ATP-dependent DNA helicase, whose protein sequence is MSETDGYMRFFPYDEPYGNQRDAMDRIHNSLTRGQNVLFEGACGTGKTLSSLVPALEVAREQGKTVVITTNVHQQMRQFVAEARAITREEQIRAVVFKGKGSMCHIDVGYEECQALRDTTRSVVETERDRDKLEARQRELLAESQAGDGSATDARSAVMDELESIEDDLEDLEEKNVCDYYRNNLTENTDDFFAWLFDDVRTPDEIYEYAENQQFCGYELLKEGIEGVDLVVCNYHHLLDSTIREQFFRWLGRDPEDVIAVFDEAHNVEDAARDHASRACSERTFDSALEELAETDDIRADDAVNVLSAFHRALVETYEDSFGFGEREQIGENWEDIPIANEGRRDDLTLEFLQRYAGQGIDDDLEAAMQLGQELDEQYEEAYREGETATRTECQTLQAAAFVSAWMNEGTTEGLYPVVAVTRDAGTDEVYGRAELYTCLPRQVTGQLFEEVYSTVLMSATLQPFDVTENVLGLEDPVTMAYGLQFPEERRRTYAVETPALFASDRDDSAVQEEVTEAIFDAARMTPGNTLAFFPNYGEAERYADRLERRIGSADAVYLDEPGVSVEDLRQEFIADDDAVLCTSLWGTLAEGVSFDGDDAHTVLVVGVPYPHLDDRAEAVQEAYDAAFDGTETGWRYAVEIPTVRKTRQALGRVIRSPEDIGVRALLDRRYSRRAKSDLGRYSVNGTFPHEEREELIDLDPEKLKFAMLNFYGGHNAYDGEPPAP, encoded by the coding sequence GTGTCCGAAACCGACGGGTACATGCGCTTTTTCCCGTACGACGAGCCGTACGGCAACCAGCGCGACGCGATGGACCGCATCCATAACTCCCTCACGCGAGGGCAAAACGTCCTCTTCGAGGGAGCCTGCGGGACCGGCAAAACCCTCTCGTCGCTCGTGCCCGCCCTCGAGGTGGCCCGCGAGCAGGGCAAGACGGTCGTCATCACGACGAACGTCCACCAGCAGATGCGCCAGTTCGTCGCCGAAGCCCGGGCGATCACCCGCGAAGAGCAGATTCGCGCTGTCGTCTTCAAAGGCAAAGGCTCGATGTGTCACATCGACGTGGGCTACGAGGAATGCCAGGCCCTGCGGGATACCACGCGGTCGGTCGTCGAAACCGAACGCGACCGCGACAAACTCGAGGCGCGACAGCGCGAACTTCTCGCAGAGAGTCAGGCTGGAGACGGTTCCGCAACCGACGCCCGCTCGGCCGTCATGGACGAACTCGAGTCGATTGAAGACGATCTCGAGGATCTCGAAGAGAAAAACGTCTGTGACTACTACCGGAATAACCTCACCGAGAACACGGACGACTTCTTCGCGTGGCTGTTCGACGACGTACGCACGCCCGACGAAATCTACGAGTACGCCGAGAACCAGCAGTTCTGTGGCTATGAGTTGTTAAAAGAGGGGATCGAAGGCGTCGATCTCGTCGTCTGTAACTACCACCATTTGCTGGATTCCACCATTCGCGAACAGTTCTTCCGCTGGCTCGGCCGCGACCCCGAGGACGTCATCGCCGTCTTCGACGAGGCCCACAACGTCGAGGACGCCGCGCGCGATCACGCCAGTCGCGCTTGTTCAGAGCGAACGTTCGACTCCGCCCTCGAGGAGTTAGCCGAGACGGACGATATCCGAGCCGACGACGCCGTGAACGTCCTCTCTGCGTTCCATCGCGCACTCGTCGAAACCTACGAGGACTCCTTTGGCTTTGGCGAACGGGAACAGATTGGCGAGAACTGGGAGGATATCCCAATCGCCAACGAGGGTCGCCGCGACGACCTCACCCTCGAGTTCCTCCAGCGCTACGCCGGGCAGGGGATCGACGATGATCTCGAGGCGGCAATGCAACTCGGTCAGGAGTTAGACGAGCAGTACGAGGAGGCCTATCGCGAGGGCGAAACCGCGACGCGAACAGAGTGTCAAACCCTCCAAGCTGCGGCGTTCGTCAGCGCGTGGATGAACGAGGGCACGACGGAGGGCCTGTACCCGGTCGTCGCCGTCACCCGCGACGCCGGCACCGACGAGGTCTACGGCCGCGCGGAACTCTATACGTGTCTCCCCCGCCAGGTCACCGGACAGCTATTCGAGGAAGTGTACTCGACCGTGTTGATGAGCGCGACGCTCCAACCGTTCGACGTGACCGAAAACGTCCTCGGACTCGAGGACCCGGTAACGATGGCCTACGGCCTACAGTTTCCCGAGGAGCGCCGGCGAACGTACGCCGTCGAAACGCCGGCGTTGTTCGCTTCGGATCGGGACGACTCCGCGGTCCAAGAGGAAGTCACAGAGGCCATCTTCGATGCGGCCCGGATGACCCCTGGAAACACGCTCGCCTTTTTCCCGAACTACGGCGAAGCCGAACGCTATGCAGACCGCCTCGAGCGACGGATCGGCTCCGCGGACGCGGTGTATCTGGATGAACCCGGTGTCTCAGTCGAGGACCTTCGCCAGGAGTTCATCGCGGACGACGATGCCGTGCTCTGTACCTCGCTGTGGGGCACCCTCGCGGAGGGTGTCAGCTTCGACGGCGACGACGCGCACACGGTGCTCGTGGTCGGCGTCCCCTACCCACATCTCGACGACCGTGCTGAGGCGGTTCAAGAAGCCTACGACGCGGCCTTCGACGGCACCGAAACCGGCTGGCGCTACGCCGTCGAGATTCCAACCGTTCGAAAGACCAGACAGGCACTCGGACGCGTCATCCGCTCGCCCGAGGACATCGGCGTCCGCGCACTGCTGGATCGGCGCTACTCGAGGCGCGCGAAGTCTGACCTCGGCCGGTACAGCGTCAACGGTACCTTCCCGCACGAAGAGCGCGAAGAACTGATCGATCTCGATCCGGAAAAACTCAAATTTGCGATGCTCAACTTCTACGGCGGCCACAACGCCTACGATGGTGAGCCACCAGCGCCGTAG
- a CDS encoding DUF7859 family protein, which produces MFIFDLLPDDPVIIAIVVILLSLIFFSYLLLRRTVLEFRDGMRGQE; this is translated from the coding sequence ATGTTCATATTCGACCTCCTGCCGGACGATCCCGTTATCATCGCGATCGTCGTCATCCTGCTTTCGCTGATCTTCTTCTCGTATCTGCTGCTTCGCCGGACGGTCCTCGAGTTCCGCGACGGGATGCGCGGCCAGGAGTAA
- a CDS encoding threonine aldolase family protein — protein sequence MIDLRSDTVTTPDETMREAAATADVGDDVYGEDPTVNELEARVAERLGTEAALYCPTGTMANQIGARVHTERGQEVLADRQSHVVKYELGGLAQHSGLQVRMLEADRGVPTAQQVAESVVTEDLHRAGTGLLCLENTHNARGGLAIEPDKIAAAAETAQDRDVPVHLDGARLFNAATALDVPASNIVAPVDSVMCSLSKGLGAPVGSMLAGTEAFIADARRTRKLFGGGMRQAGIIAGPALEALENVADLERDHEHAQLLAHGLDALAGFDVQNPETNIVLADVSETGLEPDAVLERCQDEGVLATPFGPTTIRFCTHRDISRADIEQALERLSGRFD from the coding sequence ATGATCGATCTGCGCTCGGATACCGTGACGACGCCCGACGAGACCATGCGCGAGGCCGCCGCGACCGCCGACGTGGGCGACGACGTCTACGGCGAGGACCCGACCGTGAACGAACTCGAGGCCCGCGTCGCCGAGCGGCTGGGAACCGAGGCCGCGCTGTACTGTCCGACAGGGACGATGGCCAATCAGATCGGCGCGCGCGTCCACACCGAACGCGGCCAGGAGGTGCTCGCGGACCGACAGAGCCACGTCGTGAAGTACGAACTCGGCGGTCTCGCCCAGCACTCGGGGCTGCAGGTTCGCATGCTCGAGGCAGATCGAGGCGTCCCAACTGCACAACAGGTTGCCGAGAGCGTCGTGACCGAAGACCTCCATCGCGCAGGAACGGGATTACTCTGTCTCGAGAACACGCACAACGCCCGCGGCGGGCTCGCCATCGAACCGGACAAAATCGCGGCTGCAGCCGAGACAGCCCAGGATCGGGATGTGCCGGTTCACCTCGACGGCGCGCGGCTGTTCAACGCCGCGACGGCACTCGACGTGCCCGCCAGCAACATTGTCGCGCCCGTCGACTCCGTCATGTGCTCGCTCTCGAAGGGCCTCGGCGCACCCGTCGGCTCGATGCTCGCCGGAACCGAGGCGTTCATCGCGGACGCACGCCGAACGCGCAAACTGTTCGGCGGCGGGATGCGCCAGGCCGGGATCATCGCCGGCCCCGCACTCGAGGCGCTCGAAAACGTCGCTGATCTCGAGCGAGACCACGAGCACGCACAGCTACTCGCGCACGGACTCGACGCACTCGCCGGCTTCGACGTCCAGAACCCGGAGACGAACATCGTCCTCGCGGACGTTTCGGAGACTGGTCTCGAACCCGACGCGGTGCTCGAGCGCTGTCAGGACGAGGGCGTGCTGGCGACGCCGTTTGGGCCGACGACAATTCGGTTCTGTACGCACCGCGATATCTCGCGAGCGGATATCGAACAGGCGCTCGAGCGACTGTCCGGCCGGTTTGACTGA